A genomic region of Apteryx mantelli isolate bAptMan1 chromosome 12, bAptMan1.hap1, whole genome shotgun sequence contains the following coding sequences:
- the RHO gene encoding rhodopsin, with translation MNGTEGQNFYVPMSNKTGVVRSPFEYPQYYLAEPWKFSALAAYMFMLILLGFPINFLTLYVTVQHKKLRTPLNYILLNLAVANLFMVFGGFTTTMYTSMHGYFVFGETGCNLEGFFATLGGEISLWSLVVLAIERYVVVCKPMSNFRFGENHALMGLALTWVMALACAAPPLFGWSRYIPEGMQCSCGVDYYTLKPEVNNESFVIYMFVVHFTIPMMVIFFCYGNLVCTVKEAAAQQQESATTQKAEKEVTRMVVIMVIAFLICWLPYASVAFYIFTNQGSDFGPIFMTLPAFFAKSSSIYNPVIYIVMNKQFRNCMITTLCCGKNPLGDEDTSAGKTETSSTSQVSPA, from the exons ATGAACGGGACGGAAGGCCAAAATTTCTACGTGCCCATGTCCAACAAGACCGGGGTGGTGCGGAGCCCCTTCGAGTACCCCCAGTACTACCTGGCTGAGCCCTGGAAGTTCTCGGCGCTGGCCGCCTACATGTTCATGCTCATCCTGCTGGGCTTCCCCATCAACTTCCTCACGCTCTACGTCACCGTCCAGCACAAGAAGCTCCGGACGCCGCTCAACTACATCCTGCTGAACCTGGCGGTGGCCAACCTCTTCATGGTCTTCGGTGGCTTCACGACCACCATGTACACGTCGATGCACGGGTACTTTGTCTTTGGAGAAACGGGCTGCAACCTCGAAGGCTTCTTCGCTACCCTGGGCG GTGAAATTTCCCTCTGGTCACTGGTCGTCCTGGCCATTGAAAGATACGTCGTGGTCTGCAAGCCCATGAGCAACTTCCGCTTTGGGGAGAACCATGCCCTCATGGGCCTTGCACTAACCTGGGTCATGGCGCTGGCGTGCGCGGCTCCCCCGCTCTTCGGCTGGTCCAG GTACATCcccgagggcatgcagtgctccTGCGGGGTCGACTACTACACCCTGAAGCCGGAGGTCAACAACGAATCCTTCGTCATCTACATGTTCGTGGTTCACTTCACGATCCCGATGATGGTCATCTTCTTCTGCTACGGCAACCTGGTCTGCACCGTCAAGGAG GCTGCTGCGCAGCAGCAGGAGTCTGCCACCACCCAGAAGGCGGAGAAGGAGGTGACCCGCATGGTCGTCATCATGGTCATCGCCTTCCTCATCTGCTGGCTCCCCTACGCCAGCGTCGCCTTCTACATCTTCACCAACCAGGGCTCCGACTTCGGGCCCATCTTCATGACCCTCCCGGCCTTCTTTGCCAAGAGCTCCTCCATCTACAACCCCGTGATCTACATCGTCATGAACAAGCAG TTCCGCAACTGCATGATCACGACGCTCTGCTGCGGCAAGAACCCGCTGGGCGACGAGGACACGTCCGCCGGCAAGACGGAGACGTCCTCCACCAGCCAGGTGTCGCCCGCGTAg
- the H1-8 gene encoding histone H1.8 yields MAIAPLPLRPCPSAQLLPPERPAAAAVLRCERGKRAADGASLVHKADGGSTAGLGVLLGRQRRPRHPPTLAMVLEALQARNEKRGTSVIAIKRYILAKYPAVDAVRLKYLLKQALTKGLSRGFLVRPHNSSALGATGRFKLAPEKLRLSKAPGPAAPASAEAPKPARERTAKARQRPVAAGTAGKDGTAAGPPGAARSKPRVKTTEVGAAGTEAF; encoded by the exons ATGGCCATTGCCCCACTTCCACTCCGGCCCTGTCCCAGCGCCCAGCTGCTCCCACCGGAGcgacctgcagctgctgcagtgctgaggtgcGAACGAGGGAAACGGGCTGCAGATGGGGCCTCGCTGGTGCATAAAG CTGATGGCGGGAGCACAGCCGGGCTTGGGGTGCTGctggggcggcagcgccggccccgccacCCGCCCACCCTTGCCATGGTGCTGGAGGCCCTCCAGGCCCGGAACGAGAAGAGGGGCACCTCGGTCATCGCCATCAAGCGCTACATCCTGGCCAAGTACCCAGCAGTGGACGCCGTCCGCCTCAAGTACCTGCTGAAGCAGGCGCTGACCAAGGGGCTGAGCCGTGGCTTCCTGGTGCGGCCCCACAACTCCTCCGCCCTGGGGGCCACCGGCAGGTTCAAG CTGGCGCCTGAGAAGCTGCGGCTGAGCAAGGCTCcgggcccggctgccccggccaGTGCGGAGGCTCCCAAACCAGCGCGCGAGAGGACCGCAAAAGCCCGCCAGAGACCCGTGGCAGCGGGAACTGCCGGGAAGGACG GCACTGCGGCGGGGCCGCCAGGAGCGGCGCGGTCGAAGCCCCGGGTGAAGACCACGGAGGTGGGTGCTGCCGG aacagaggccttctga